Genomic window (Aquila chrysaetos chrysaetos chromosome 14, bAquChr1.4, whole genome shotgun sequence):
TATTATCACCTGACAGTCTCTCCCCTCAGGCTCCCTGAAACTGAATAAAACAGGGAACAGATGCTTTAGATGGGAAGCCTATCACTTTTGTATCACAATTTAACTCCTACCTTTGTTCTAAGGAGATGAGATTTATTCTGAAACACGTTAGTATTCACATCATTTTCTCTGCAACTGTTTTCAGCCCCCGCAGTATCCATAATGCTGCTTCCACAAGTCTGTGTATTATAACCACTGTCCACCTGAAATCGAGAAACAGGGCTTTAAAAATCTACTGCAATTTAACACCAATAAACCCCTCAGATTCTCATACCTGATACGACTTGCATTTGAGTAACAGAACTTAATCCAACAAAGTTTCCGttaataacaaaagcaaattgTAAACGGGTCTGTCAGAATTAGTTTTGGATTAAGTATATTACTATGCAtagtaacacaaaaaaaaaaatcataattgcTACGCTAACTCcactgagaggaaaaaggagatgggtgggaaagaataaaagtaacAATACCACCTGCATGCCACATCCAATAAGAGAAAATAGACAATTACTTCCAGAATGGTATACATATTGAAAGTTACCACGTCAAGCTCAGTtttacagagaagcaaaaaaagacttttatttttacctgaaTACTACTGTTGTCACAAGGAATTGCGCTGCTTTCTGCAAGAGGTGACATGCACATGCGAGAGTTTTCAATACTGAAAGTAATCCCCGTCATAAAGCTGGTCATTGGTGCATTGCTATTGCCAATTGTTTCTTTTATCCAAGCGTTTTCCTCTGACACTTCAGCTGCATCAGCCATATCTACggtattattttcctttgagcCTTCTATATCCTGAAATGATGACAACCTTTGACGACAAGCTTCTGAGTGATCTGGTGCAATAGACACAGTTGCTACCACAAGATGTGTACCATGTGCAAAAGTATCACCGTCTTGCTGACATAAGTTTATTCCATTATCCAGTTCTGGGAACCGAGCTTCTGCTGGAGAAGcattttccttgtcttcttCATCCACACCGTGGTTCTCAACTGCAATTGGTATTCTAATGACAGAAGTTTGATACTGGGCAGTTCCTCTACAAGCTCCAAGCCTCATAGGAGAACAATTTTTAATTGGAGAACAACCATCTATATAAGGACTTCTTGTACTTGGGGGTGTCATTCTACTTGAGGAAGAAGGAATATCTGGAGAACgaaatgtaaattttctttggtctgtaaaaaacaacaaagttaTTCTATCAGATATCAGATGGAATTAAAGTCATCATCCTCAAAGCCCTAGAGTCTTTCGAATAATTATAGCCAACTACATAGTGTTTCACTGACCTCTCTCTCTCACCTCCAAGGCcgccttaaaaaaaaaaccaaaaccaaaacaacaacaacaaaaaaaacaaaaccaaaaacccaaaaaccaaaccaccaacaCATTTAAACTATCATGGTAAAGACAAGTTTTCATCCCATTTTTACCACCAAATTTGTTTCCTATGACATGGTTTGGTCTATTAGAGGCcttgcattttcaaatgtcaACACTACACAgtgttcaaatgaaaatgtgtgaAGGCTGgttctgtgactttttttccaaacaaatacCAATACACATATTCtataggcatttaaaaaatttggGGCAGCAGTAGTTTTCAAGAAAATCAAATAAGTGAGAAAACACCTATTCGATCTCCACATATAATGGTGTTGAAATACCACAAGGCTCATCAGAGCAAAATCATGTATAAACATGACAACATGTCTTAGCAGGTAATGGACAAAACAGGAAATACATTTCCTAGAGCAATAAGGACACAAAatgttcatgatttcttcactAGCcagtttaatttcaaataatctTCATGATCACGTGATTTGAAAACTCAGCTTAACATTCTTTGTCCAATTAAAATTCTTCAAGTTGGGCCAAATCAGAATTGTGACCTGACTTAGTTCAGGCATATGGCTTTAAAACCCCTCCTCACACTAGATtaatcctttaattttttttttcaatctaaTTAGCTCACAATTCcttcttctaaaatattttcccgAGTTGATTTTTTGCAAGCAGATACACTTCACGGATTCACATCATTAAGATATTTCACTGCTAAACAGTATATGTGTCATATAGGAGGGGACTGCTAGTCTGCCAAGCACAGTAACTtgtcactgaagagaaaaagttcCAGTAAGAATGCAGCAggttttataataaaaatataaaaatcaagaaagaatAACAGATATACAGTTAAACCATACCTGACAGTGGTGTCTTTCTGATGTGAAAAGCAATTGGTGAAAAAGTAGGAGAACCATTATGTGCCGGAGACCCCTCTGGAAATGTGGGACTGGTAATACTTCCCAGACTATAAGCCCTTGTTCCTCCTTGAATAGGACTTGATGAAAACTGACCCTTCagttaaaggggaaaaaaaaaaaaaaaaaaaaaaaaaggcagcataaAACTTTGActaatatgtatatatataaagtgtTCTAACTAGAAACCTTAATATGGCAGCACTGAGGAAAACTAATCCTGTACAACGACATTCTCTATCATTAGTTTAGCTTAAATATTCCAGTTGCAGCTCTTCACTTGGACTTTATGCCTCTACATAGAAAAAGAGCAATGGACTCAAACTGTCACATAATACCAACTAAGACTATAATATCCATTATATTTAAGATCTATGAGAAGCCTAAACCGAGAATTAATGCTATCTGTGTATATAGCCAAGTATTTAATCTCAATTTCTTACTCATACCAATGCAGATAAAAGCCAGAcactatttatattttattggaATCCATATTACCTGAATTAACtcagcagcaaacaaaatacttttccttaaGAGAATAGTGCTTGTGATCTTGCTTAAGAGTATggtgcaaaaagaaaagtaacttcTAGCAGTATAATTATGTTATAGGAATTCTTTACTAGGTTACCATagtgaagacttttttttttaagccacaCTCTTGCTGGGGtagtttttttaacatgcacTTCAGTCACCAGACGGACGAAACCATACCCCCTAAATCAGTTTATCTGTGCTATGTCCACCTGGGAATAAGATTCATcttgcttaatttaaaaaacaggcaTTATGTTCTCTGTTCTAATAAATGTCTACTCATCTGAAATCTCTAgtcaatggaaaagaaaaaagcatatttagCACAGCATTCAAAGATCCACAAGTCCTTTCTTCCACCATGTACGAGTTTATGAGCCATAAGGGAAATAATTATATCACCTGTTCATATCAATTAGTATTTTAGACAGCAGTTCATGGATTTAAACAGgcctttttttatatatgcattttatgaaaaaaaaaaaaaaaggtttcaacATGCTTTCAGCAAGTCTTGTATATGTATCAATTCCTACTTCCGTTTCATAACATAAAGCATAATTCCTTCTATACAAAAGAACAGCAGCCCAACATAATAATTTGATATAATAAAAGTCAGTAATATATtctttcaagactttttttgttcacatatttttttctgaatttggaatttgaaaaaaaaaaccccaccctccCACCCTTTGGTCTAACACCTACTCTCTCATAAAGCAGTTATAGCTTATTAAAAACATGGTTGTTCATCTTGTGAAGTCTGTCAGAACACAGAATTGGTACAGCCTGCTCTGAGAACTACTCCTGTGCCAGGTAAGTCACATCCCATCCAGCCCACAAAACAGGCTACTTACTGAACTAGATGTTTCCAGAGGGCTTCTGCACCGTACTGGAGATATATCTATTGAACAAAGCACTTCAAGTGGCTGACTACTGCATGGACTATGCAGAGAAGGGGACAAACACTCAGAtacacttccattttcttctaaaaacagctttcttctgAGTGATGAAGAGCTCAGATTTTCCTGAGACTGATCTGCAAATTCATCAGTTCTAAAATATTCACCTAGAAACGTGCGGGAGAAGTCATTTCCAGtaagaatgcaagaaaaaaaatatcttgacTACAGACATATATAtctaaattaaaacttttaatcCAATTTACCAATACAGCAAGAAATTAATCTAGTTTAGGCACCTATCCCAAAGGATCACTTGTTATCATTACAAAAAGTCTACTCTGTCTACTAAGGTTCCACTTCTGCCTATCATCCTTTAATACTAAAGTCcgcatttttaaaaaatataaattggcTAGCATCTACTTATTGGCCTCTTCCCAAAATTGTATTATTCTTCATATCCGAGTTATGAAAAAGGAGTCGTTAATTACCCAAGCAAAACTACACCCTTTTTCAGGTCTCCCATACGCTCTGATGGTCATCATGATGCATGCGAAGGCAAACCAGATTCAACTCGAAGACAGTCAAAGCAGTTAGCAGTTTACAGTAGAAAAGCATACAGATGTTAACAAAGACCCATTAAAATATGCTGAGACTCACCAGGTCATTTCAGTTTTTTGCTCTATTCTAATTAGATATTCCTTgtagaagaaatttttcatgaaTTCACAAACTATGCATTGATGGAAGCATTTGTTAAGACGAAACATAAAAGCAATAGATatagttctgtttttctgttttgattttgatgGCCCACAATCAGGGTTGTGAACTTCAATACTGGTATAGGAGCATGCAGCCAAAAACCTCTGAGCTGGCTATACCCACTATTCCCACGTATGAGCTGTAAGAACAGGCCAGTCCCTTTGCCTGAGAAGCTGGCAGCAACTGCTCGATATAGCAGTTATAATCAGACAGTTAATTTGGACTCGTCTCCCCACTCGGCGGTCATGGCTTTTTTGCCACCACACAACTTCCAGTCACCACCACGGCTTCAATTAAATTAAGGGCACAGAATTACAGCATAGCTTTGCTCAAGGCAAGGTTGGGCTATGAGCCTCATGGCCAGCAATTTGTAAGTCAAACAGCTCTGCCAAGTTAAATAACTGCTCTAtttgggggaggcagggggcaTCATCTTCTTACTACCTTCTATgcattcagaatttttaatcACTTTCCAATTGTCCTCCATATCCCTCCTCTTTTATCTCTTACACTCACATCATATCATTTAAAGTCAGATGTCCCATGCAAAACACAATAACTATTTAGAACACATACTTAAAACTTCCATTCACATTAGGTTTTCACTATTTCTTAAGACCCCAAAACAGCAAACAATACAAAAACAAGTTTTTTATTTAGACATTCATAATTAAATGTAGATATTACATGACATACCTAGtattttctctaaattaaaATCCACTGGCAAAGACAGTACTGTTTGACAAGCAGCTGCAATgaataaaaccaataaaattaGCTTGCAGTGACCTTTTACTAAAACTGTAGAAACAAAAATTCACTTTCAAATCACACTGCGATTGAGCTATTTAAGTTACAGTTGCAATAAGGGAAAGTGTTAATTAAAGCTAGGATTCTGATTTGACAATGCTATATGCAGCACACTTAGGCCTAGACATAAAAAATCATGGGTTGTAACATAAAAGCCTGTAGAGAGGCATTCTTAACTGAAGAGAGAGGTctctgaagaaaggaaggattcaaaaggaaatgggagaaagaTCATCAAAATACCCTGGGAAAAAACACTACCTATTTAtctaaaatgaaatagtttaaaagaTGTCTTAAgttttctgctatttatttGTCAGAGAAAATAATCAAGATTCTCTAACCCAACACCTTAAAGGTTTCTTGAAACTGTAATTTACCCATAAACTTGAGGCTTATATTCACTTCTTAATTCAGAAAAAGTGCATACATTGGGTTGGAAAAAATGCACTCTACAGTCCACAGAGGACTTCAGtttttactttggaaaaaatagaatgaaattactgAGAAActgatattaaaattaatagtaCCATACAgttcaagaaaaattatttctagaggtatattaacaaaaaaataattcccttttgaaattaaatagccattaaaaaaattttgctttagaGAAAGCCTGTAATTTCAGACATTTCCTTTTACCCACCATTGCTCTTCCCAGGATGCAAAGTTAGCTGTCTTCTAATTGGAGAAATGTAA
Coding sequences:
- the BORA gene encoding protein aurora borealis isoform X3, which codes for MGDTKEAKMQITPETPGRVTVLNPFESPSDYYTLQEQIVSSPSVFKSTKSSSTPGKFRWSIDQLALINPVEIDSEDVRRQAMYLSHARIDKETEDRRQKAIEEFFTKSLIVPSPWTEHEGKQVSQFNSTKSIDLNYISPIRRQLTLHPGKSNAACQTVLSLPVDFNLEKILGEYFRTDEFADQSQENLSSSSLRRKLFLEENGSVSECLSPSLHSPCSSQPLEVLCSIDISPVRCRSPLETSSSGQFSSSPIQGGTRAYSLGSITSPTFPEGSPAHNGSPTFSPIAFHIRKTPLSDQRKFTFRSPDIPSSSSRMTPPSTRSPYIDGCSPIKNCSPMRLGACRGTAQYQTSVIRIPIAVENHGVDEEDKENASPAEARFPELDNGINLCQQDGDTFAHGTHLVVATVSIAPDHSEACRQRLSSFQDIEGSKENNTVDMADAAEVSEENAWIKETIGNSNAPMTSFMTGITFSIENSRMCMSPLAESSAIPCDNSSIQVDSGYNTQTCGSSIMDTAGAENSCRENDVNTNVFQNKSHLLRTKERSVSLGDWSHCNRSVPELCPQQHL
- the BORA gene encoding protein aurora borealis isoform X1: MGDTKEAKMQITPETPGRVTVLNPFESPSDYYTLQEQIVSSPSVFKSTKSSSTPGKFRWSIDQLALINPVEIDSEDVRRQAMYLSHARIDKETEDRRQKAIEEFFTKSLIVPSPWTEHEGKQVSQFNSTKSIDLNYISPIRRQLTLHPGKSNAACQTVLSLPVDFNLEKILGEYFRTDEFADQSQENLSSSSLRRKLFLEENGSVSECLSPSLHSPCSSQPLEVLCSIDISPVRCRSPLETSSSGQFSSSPIQGGTRAYSLGSITSPTFPEGSPAHNGSPTFSPIAFHIRKTPLSDQRKFTFRSPDIPSSSSRMTPPSTRSPYIDGCSPIKNCSPMRLGACRGTAQYQTSVIRIPIAVENHGVDEEDKENASPAEARFPELDNGINLCQQDGDTFAHGTHLVVATVSIAPDHSEACRQRLSSFQDIEGSKENNTVDMADAAEVSEENAWIKETIGNSNAPMTSFMTGITFSIENSRMCMSPLAESSAIPCDNSSIQVDSGYNTQTCGSSIMDTAGAENSCRENDVNTNVFQNKSHLLRTKECTVLNHKDNQLLRAKSPEKQSCFQKAKPHSTVFGQNTTCNISAWKHKNENQVQGFHKNGTKRVPWGLESLQQECS
- the BORA gene encoding protein aurora borealis isoform X2; this translates as MGDTKEAKMQITPETPGRVTVLNPFESPSDYYTLQEQIVSSPSVFKSTKSSSTPGKFRWSIDQLALINPVEIDSEDVRRQAMYLSHARIDKETEDRRQKAIEEFFTKSLIVPSPWTEHEGKQVSQFNSTKSIDLNYISPIRRQLTLHPGKSNAACQTVLSLPVDFNLEKILGEYFRTDEFADQSQENLSSSSLRRKLFLEENGSVSECLSPSLHSPCSSQPLEVLCSIDISPVRCRSPLETSSSGQFSSSPIQGGTRAYSLGSITSPTFPEGSPAHNGSPTFSPIAFHIRKTPLSDQRKFTFRSPDIPSSSSRMTPPSTRSPYIDGCSPIKNCSPMRLGACRGTAQYQTSVIRIPIAVENHGVDEEDKENASPAEARFPELDNGINLCQQDGDTFAHGTHLVVATVSIAPDHSEACRQRLSSFQDIEGSKENNTVDMADAAEVSEENAWIKETIGNSNAPMTSFMTGITFSIENSRMCMSPLAESSAIPCDNSSIQVDSGYNTQTCGSSIMDTAGAENSCRENDVNTNVFQNKSHLLRTKECTVLNHKDNQLLRAKSPEKQSCFQKAKPHSTVFGQNTTCNISAWKHKNENQVQGFHKNDSTRSLVSKVWT